In Raphanus sativus cultivar WK10039 chromosome 5, ASM80110v3, whole genome shotgun sequence, the following proteins share a genomic window:
- the LOC108860328 gene encoding 4-hydroxy-tetrahydrodipicolinate synthase 1, chloroplastic, with amino-acid sequence MAALKGYGLISIDSALHSPRAHQFEGYKRRRNARWITPIAALVPNFHLPMRSLEDKNRVITAIKTPYLPDGRFDLEAYDELVNTQIEKGAEGVIVGGTTGEGQLMSWDEHIMLIGHTVNCFGSRIKVIGNTGSNSTRDCCVERE; translated from the exons ATGGCAGCTTTGAAAGGTTACGGCTTGATCTCCATTGACTCTGCTCTCCACTCCCCTCGTGCTCATCAATTCGAGGGCTACAAGAG AAGAAGGAACGCGAGATGGATCACTCCAATAGCAGCTCTAGTACCTAACTTCCATCTCCCAATGCGTAGCCTAGAAGACAAGAACAG AGTGATCACAGCCATCAAGACACCTTATCTCCCCGACGGAAGATTCGACCTCGAAGCATACGATGAGCTAGTCAACACGCAGATTGAAAAAGGCGCTGAAGGTGTGATCGTTGGCGGTACAACCGGCGAAGGCCAGCTGATGAGCTGGGATGAACACATCATGCTTATAGGCCATACCGTGAACTGTTTCGGCTCAAGAATCAAAGTCATTGGCAACACAGGAAGCAACTCAACGAGGGATTGTTGTGTGGAGAGGGAATGA
- the LOC108805235 gene encoding fasciclin-like arabinogalactan protein 10, which yields MASSSRAFSLLAFTISLLAVLSTVTAHNITQILSESPEYSSFNSYLSQTKLADEINSRTTITLLVLNNGAMSSLAGKHPLSVVKNALSLLVLLDYYDPIKLHKISQGTTLTTTLYQTTGNAPGNLGFVNVTDLKGGKVGFGSAAPGSKLESSYTKSVKQIPYNISVLEIDAPIIAPGILTAPAPSADGLSNITGLLEKAGCKTFANLLVTSGVLKTYESTVEKGLTVFAPSDEAFKAEGVPDLTKLTQAEVVSLLEYHALSEYKPKGSLKTNKDAISTLATNGAGKYDLTTSTSGDEVILHTGVGPSRLADTVVDETPVVIFTVDKVLLPTKLFGKSPSPAPAPEPVSAPTPSPAKSPSPAEAPSPVAASPPAPPVDDSPGGAPSDSPTSSEDSKAKNAAFHVSASAYVTVLVTLTATSIFL from the coding sequence atggCTTCTTCATCACGTGCCTTCTCTCTCCTCGCATTCACTATATCTCTCCTCGCCGTCCTTTCCACCGTCACCGCCCACAACATCACCCAAATCCTCTCAGAATCACCGGAGTACTCCTCCTTCAACAGCTACCTCTCCCAAACAAAGCTCGCCGACGAAATCAACAGCCGCACCACCATCACCCTCCTCGTCCTCAACAATGGCGCAATGTCTTCCCTCGCCGGAAAACACCCCCTCTCCGTCGTCAAAAACGCACTCAGCCTCCTCGTCCTCCTCGACTACTACGACCCCATCAAGCTCCACAAGATCTCCCAAGGCACCACTCTCACCACCACCCTTTACCAAACCACCGGCAACGCCCCCGGAAACCTAGGCTTCGTCAACGTCACCGATCTCAAAGGCGGCAAAGTCGGCTTCGGCTCCGCCGCTCCCGGCTCAAAGCTCGAGTCTTCCTACACCAAATCCGTCAAGCAGATCCCTTACAACATCTCCGTCCTCGAGATCGACGCTCCGATCATCGCCCCCGGAATCCTAACCGCACCGGCTCCCTCCGCCGACGGGCTCAGCAACATCACCGGCCTTCTCGAGAAAGCCGGTTGTAAAACCTTTGCGAACCTGCTCGTCACGAGCGGTGTGCTCAAGACCTACGAATCCACCGTTGAAAAAGGGTTGACCGTTTTTGCACCGTCCGATGAAGCTTTCAAAGCCGAAGGCGTACCGGATCTGACCAAGCTCACGCAAGCTGAGGTGGTCTCGCTCCTAGAGTATCACGCTCTATCCGAATACAAACCCAAAGGCTCCTTGAAGACTAACAAAGACGCTATCTCCACGTTAGCCACTAACGGTGCCGGTAAATACGATTTGACGACGTCAACTTCCGGCGACGAGGTTATCCTCCACACCGGCGTTGGTCCGTCGAGACTCGCCGACACGGTGGTCGATGAGACACCCGTCGTGATATTCACGGTGGATAAAGTTCTCCTCCCTACCAAGCTCTTCGGGAAATCACCATCTCCGGCGCCGGCGCCGGAACCGGTGAGTGCACCGACACCGTCTCCGGCTAAGTCACCCTCTCCAGCCGAAGCACCGTCACCTGTCGCAGCGTCTCCGCCTGCGCCTCCAGTGGATGATTCGCCGGGAGGAGCTCCGTCAGACTCGCCGACAAGTTCAGAGGACAGCAAGGCTAAAAACGCGGCGTTTCACGTGAGCGCTTCTGCGTACGTCACCGTATTGGTCACACTTACCGCCACATCTATATTTCTATGA
- the LOC108861515 gene encoding LOW QUALITY PROTEIN: uncharacterized protein LOC108861515 (The sequence of the model RefSeq protein was modified relative to this genomic sequence to represent the inferred CDS: deleted 1 base in 1 codon; substituted 2 bases at 2 genomic stop codons): MSEDMVKDGYEEIMNVDISSVAIEMMXTKHAYVPQLKYMQMDVRDMSYFEDESFDTVIDKGTLDSLMVRTDAPLSAWRMLGEVSRLIKPGGTYFLITYGGPKVRMPHLTPAYNWNISLYILPRPGFKKPGSSSYSAAKSRLEAIPLTSEGMLPHDYVLEDPDSHFIYICNKKGXREVAQIPSYPLME; this comes from the exons ATGTCGGAGGATATGGTCAAGGACGGATACGAGGAGATAATGAATGTTGACATATCTTCAGTGGCTATCGAGATGATGTGAACCAAACATGCTTATGTTCCTCAGCTCAAAT ATATGCAAATGGATGTTAGAGATATGAGCTACTTTGAAGACGAGTCATTTGACACTGTCATTGATAAAG GAACACTTGATTCATTGATGGTACGGACA GATGCTCCTCTAAGTGCTTGGAGAATGTTGGGTGAAGTTAGCAG GCTGATTAAACCTGGAGGGACCTATTTCttg ATAACCTACGGTGGTCCCAAAGTGAGAATGCCTCATTTGACTCCTGCATACAACTGGAACATCTCCTTATATATACTAC CAAGACCA GGTTTTAAAAAACCAGGAAGCAGTAGCTACTCAGCAGCGAAATCGCGTCTAGAAGCTATACCTTTGACAAGTGAAGGGATGCTACCACATGATTATGTTCTGGAGGATCCTGATTCCCATTTTATTTACATATGCAACAAGAAAGGTTGAAGAGAAGTAGCTCAAATACCCTCATACCCATTAATGGAGTAG